A genomic segment from Nodularia sphaerocarpa UHCC 0038 encodes:
- a CDS encoding DUF4359 domain-containing protein translates to MKALTIIACTGAVGLAALGVAMATTNPSVGEYEDYAAQRLTDYLKQDVCQKTTNFLENLIKSQCQNLVDQATPQMREILGRSTQQQNFVIFSVYKTDLKLSSFIPIYKFETVGAFNNFYTYTAEQQ, encoded by the coding sequence ATGAAAGCACTGACAATTATAGCCTGTACGGGAGCAGTAGGACTAGCAGCCTTGGGGGTGGCAATGGCGACAACAAATCCTTCTGTGGGTGAATACGAAGATTATGCAGCGCAAAGGCTCACAGACTATTTAAAGCAGGACGTTTGCCAAAAAACCACCAATTTTCTCGAAAATTTAATCAAGTCTCAATGCCAAAATTTGGTAGATCAAGCCACGCCCCAAATGCGGGAAATCCTGGGAAGAAGTACACAACAGCAAAATTTCGTGATTTTTAGTGTTTACAAGACAGATTTAAAGCTGAGTTCCTTCATACCTATTTATAAATTTGAAACCGTGGGAGCATTTAATAACTTTTATACTTATACCGCCGAGCAGCAATAA
- a CDS encoding sirohydrochlorin chelatase, translated as MKTAYLLVSHGSRDPRPEVSMQQLAGLVSDKLGNTKHLVGIAALELQPEPLHQQIQEFATLVDGVDCLQVVPLFLLPGVHVMTDIPDQIALAKQALGQDMIINLHPHLGSHPGLIKLLSEQMATMKAETTILLAHGSRRPGSLEPIETIAAKLGAVTAYWAVAPSLESRIQDLVAAGNREIAILPYFLFTGGITDAIAQSIEKLKLQFPAVTFQLAAPLGASAELAEIIGDLIDT; from the coding sequence ATAAAAACAGCCTATTTACTTGTATCCCACGGTAGTCGTGACCCCCGCCCAGAAGTTTCTATGCAGCAATTAGCCGGGTTAGTATCTGATAAATTGGGTAATACCAAACATCTGGTAGGTATAGCTGCTTTGGAATTACAACCTGAACCTTTACATCAGCAGATTCAAGAATTTGCGACTTTAGTTGACGGGGTTGATTGCTTGCAGGTTGTACCGCTATTTTTGCTACCGGGTGTCCATGTAATGACGGATATTCCTGATCAAATTGCTTTGGCAAAACAGGCTCTTGGTCAAGATATGATCATTAACCTGCACCCCCATCTCGGTAGTCACCCCGGTTTAATTAAATTACTATCTGAGCAAATGGCGACGATGAAAGCCGAAACCACAATTTTGTTAGCTCACGGTAGCCGTCGTCCTGGTTCCCTAGAGCCAATTGAAACCATAGCTGCTAAGTTGGGAGCAGTAACTGCTTATTGGGCTGTGGCTCCTAGTTTAGAATCACGGATACAAGATTTGGTAGCTGCTGGAAACAGGGAAATTGCAATTTTGCCATACTTTTTATTTACAGGTGGCATTACTGATGCGATCGCTCAGTCCATAGAAAAGTTAAAATTACAATTTCCTGCTGTGACTTTCCAACTGGCTGCGCCTTTGGGAGCAAGTGCAGAATTAGCTGAGATAATTGGGGATTTAATAGATACATGA
- a CDS encoding sucrose synthase: MSELIQAILDSEEKSDLRSFVSQLRQEEKNYLLRNDILNVFIDYCSKSEKSETFAASSRLGKLIYYTQEIIQEDSNLCFIIRPKIASQEVYWLTEDLNVEPMSVQELLDLRDRFVNKYHPQEGDLLELDFGPFYDYTPIIRDPKNIGKGVQFLNRYLSSKIFQDSKQLLDSLLNFLRLHQYNGVQLLINDRIKTQQQLSTQIKKAITFVSDRPKDQPYEEFRFELQMIGFEPGWGNTAMRVRETLDILDELIDSPDPQTIEAFISRIPMIFRIVLVSAHGWFGQEGVLGRPDTGGQVVYVLDQAKNLEKQLQEDAQLAGLDGLNVEPKVIILTRLIPNSDGTLCNQRLEKVHGTENAWILRVPLREFNPNMTQNWISRFEFWPYLETFAIDSEKELLAEFQGRPDLIVGNYSDGNLVAFLLARRMKVTQCNIAHALEKSKYLFSNLYWEELEDKYHFSLQFTADLIAMNAANFVVSSTYQEIVGTPDSVGQYESYKCFTMPELYHVVNGIELFSPKFNVVPPGVNESYYFPYTRKEDRVEADSDRLADILFNLEDPNQIFGKLDDPTKRPLFSVARLDRIKNLTGLAECYGKSPELQKHCNLILIAGKLRVEESGDNEERDEIIKLYHIIEQYNLYGKIRWLGVRLTKSDSGEIYRVIADRKGIFVQPALFEAFGLTILESMVSGIPTFATQFGGPLEIIQDQVNGFYINPTNLEETATKILEFVSKCDQSTHYWDAVSQEGIKRVLTTYTWKIHTTKLLSLARIYGFWNFTSKENREDLLRYLEALFYLIYKPKAQALLEQHQHR, encoded by the coding sequence ATGTCTGAATTAATCCAAGCAATCCTGGATAGCGAAGAAAAAAGCGATTTGCGTTCCTTCGTGAGTCAGTTACGCCAAGAAGAAAAGAATTACTTGCTGCGTAACGATATCCTGAATGTATTTATTGATTATTGTTCCAAGTCCGAGAAGTCAGAAACTTTTGCCGCTTCTTCCCGCTTAGGCAAACTCATTTACTATACTCAGGAAATTATTCAAGAGGATTCCAATCTTTGTTTTATCATTCGTCCTAAAATTGCTAGTCAAGAAGTATATTGGCTGACAGAAGATTTGAACGTTGAGCCAATGTCAGTACAGGAATTGCTGGATCTACGCGATCGCTTCGTGAATAAATATCATCCCCAAGAAGGTGATTTGCTAGAACTGGATTTCGGTCCCTTTTATGACTACACCCCCATCATCCGCGACCCGAAAAACATTGGTAAAGGGGTACAATTCCTCAACCGCTATCTATCCAGCAAAATATTTCAAGACTCAAAACAATTGCTGGACAGCTTATTAAATTTCTTGCGTCTCCACCAATACAATGGTGTACAACTGCTAATCAACGATCGCATCAAAACTCAGCAGCAACTTTCCACCCAAATTAAAAAAGCCATCACCTTTGTGAGCGATCGCCCCAAAGATCAACCCTACGAAGAATTTCGCTTTGAATTGCAAATGATCGGTTTTGAACCGGGTTGGGGTAACACAGCCATGCGGGTACGTGAAACCCTTGATATTTTAGATGAATTGATTGATTCTCCTGACCCCCAAACCATCGAAGCCTTTATTTCTCGCATCCCGATGATTTTTAGAATCGTCCTCGTATCGGCGCACGGTTGGTTTGGTCAAGAAGGGGTTTTGGGTCGTCCTGATACAGGTGGACAAGTAGTTTATGTCCTCGATCAAGCCAAGAATCTGGAAAAACAACTCCAAGAAGATGCTCAATTAGCAGGTTTAGATGGACTCAACGTCGAGCCAAAAGTAATTATTCTCACTCGTTTGATTCCTAATAGTGACGGGACACTGTGTAATCAACGGCTAGAAAAAGTTCACGGTACAGAAAACGCTTGGATTTTGCGCGTACCTCTGCGGGAATTTAATCCCAATATGACGCAAAATTGGATTTCCCGATTTGAATTTTGGCCTTATTTAGAAACTTTTGCGATTGATTCTGAAAAAGAACTTTTAGCAGAATTTCAAGGTAGACCAGACTTAATTGTGGGTAACTACTCTGATGGTAACTTGGTCGCGTTTCTCTTAGCACGGCGGATGAAGGTGACTCAGTGTAACATCGCCCACGCTTTAGAAAAATCCAAATATCTGTTTAGTAACCTTTACTGGGAAGAATTAGAGGATAAATATCATTTTTCCTTGCAATTCACTGCTGATTTAATTGCGATGAATGCTGCAAATTTCGTAGTTAGCAGTACCTATCAAGAAATTGTTGGGACACCGGATAGTGTGGGACAGTACGAGTCGTACAAATGTTTCACAATGCCAGAGTTATACCATGTAGTTAATGGGATTGAATTATTTAGTCCTAAGTTTAACGTTGTACCTCCTGGAGTCAATGAGAGTTACTACTTTCCTTACACACGTAAAGAAGACCGAGTAGAAGCTGATAGCGATCGCCTGGCTGATATACTGTTTAACTTAGAAGACCCCAACCAAATTTTTGGTAAACTCGATGATCCGACAAAGCGCCCTCTCTTCTCCGTAGCGCGTCTTGACAGAATTAAAAACCTCACAGGTTTAGCAGAATGCTATGGTAAAAGTCCAGAATTACAGAAACATTGCAACTTAATCTTAATAGCGGGTAAATTGCGTGTAGAAGAATCAGGCGACAACGAAGAGCGCGATGAAATTATCAAACTCTATCACATCATTGAACAGTACAATCTTTACGGTAAGATTCGTTGGTTAGGTGTACGTTTAACCAAATCTGATTCCGGTGAAATTTACCGAGTAATTGCTGACCGCAAAGGTATATTTGTCCAACCAGCTTTATTTGAAGCCTTTGGTTTAACAATCTTGGAATCTATGGTTTCCGGAATACCAACCTTTGCTACCCAATTTGGTGGACCACTAGAAATTATTCAAGATCAGGTAAATGGCTTTTACATTAACCCCACAAATTTAGAAGAAACAGCCACCAAAATCTTAGAATTTGTCAGCAAGTGTGATCAAAGTACTCATTATTGGGATGCAGTTTCTCAGGAAGGAATTAAGCGGGTATTGACTACATATACTTGGAAAATTCATACCACCAAGCTGTTATCATTAGCACGGATTTATGGATTTTGGAACTTTACTTCCAAAGAAAACCGTGAAGATTTGTTGCGCTATCTGGAAGCTTTGTTTTACTTAATTTACAAACCCAAAGCCCAAGCATTATTAGAGCAGCATCAGCATCGTTAG
- a CDS encoding FAD-dependent monooxygenase — protein MAQIIIVGAGPTGAALALLLVKRGINITLIEAAKDFYRVFRGEGLMPSGLDALTQMGLSTLLENIPSRKLDGWEFIIQGKQLFRVDEPMGSTRPCTLVSQPPLLKALISEAEIHDEFEFIQGVSVKDLFWSNDRVSSVILSDGRQLTADLVIGADGRNSIVRERAGLKLVHQPKNIDILWFKLAASPQFAADNVFRTIVNSDRVFSIFHGAESGKLHLAYVISAKEKTDYKQADWAEIFASLSPSWLAEHFRHHADSIESPIKLSVVVGCCPQWHAPGIMLLGDAAHPMSPVRAQGINVALRDVIVTANHLVPILQANSEHQKIDLALSKIQAEREPEIIRAQQLQLQEAAQGELLRKNLFVRSLLVQFAPMLRTIIKQSWLRRQREMRDGITNVSLKV, from the coding sequence ATGGCACAAATTATTATTGTCGGCGCAGGTCCCACAGGTGCAGCACTTGCTTTACTTCTGGTAAAACGTGGTATTAATATCACGCTGATTGAAGCTGCAAAAGACTTTTATCGGGTATTTCGCGGTGAGGGTTTAATGCCTAGTGGGTTAGATGCACTCACACAAATGGGACTATCTACACTGTTGGAGAATATTCCATCTCGAAAACTTGACGGGTGGGAGTTTATTATTCAGGGAAAACAGTTATTTCGAGTAGACGAGCCAATGGGGTCAACTCGTCCCTGTACACTGGTATCACAACCGCCACTGCTCAAAGCACTAATTTCCGAAGCTGAAATTCATGATGAATTTGAATTTATCCAGGGTGTTTCTGTAAAAGATTTATTTTGGAGTAATGACCGTGTTTCAAGTGTTATACTCAGTGATGGGCGACAACTGACTGCTGATTTAGTCATTGGGGCTGATGGTCGTAACTCAATTGTGCGAGAACGTGCCGGATTAAAATTAGTACATCAGCCTAAAAATATTGATATTCTCTGGTTTAAGTTGGCAGCTAGTCCGCAGTTTGCAGCAGATAATGTATTTCGGACTATTGTAAATAGCGATCGCGTCTTTAGTATCTTTCATGGTGCAGAGTCAGGTAAACTACATTTAGCTTATGTAATATCAGCAAAGGAAAAAACCGACTACAAACAAGCGGACTGGGCAGAAATTTTTGCTTCACTATCCCCCTCATGGTTAGCAGAGCATTTTCGCCATCATGCAGATAGCATCGAATCTCCCATTAAGCTGTCTGTTGTGGTTGGTTGTTGTCCACAATGGCACGCACCAGGGATAATGCTTCTAGGTGATGCTGCACACCCCATGTCTCCTGTGCGCGCTCAAGGTATCAATGTCGCATTGCGTGATGTGATTGTTACAGCTAATCATCTTGTGCCGATATTGCAAGCAAACTCTGAACACCAAAAAATTGATCTCGCACTATCAAAGATTCAAGCAGAACGTGAGCCAGAAATTATCCGCGCCCAGCAACTCCAGTTACAGGAAGCTGCTCAAGGGGAACTACTGCGAAAAAATTTATTTGTGCGATCGCTCTTAGTGCAATTTGCCCCAATGCTGCGTACAATAATTAAACAATCTTGGTTAAGGCGACAACGTGAAATGCGCGATGGCATCACCAACGTCAGCTTAAAAGTATAA
- the cax gene encoding calcium/proton exchanger, translated as MSVKNTLFLVLLLFVPVSLAAHFLEWGDLAVFITAGLAILPLAAWMGTATEEIAVVVGPTLGGLLNATFGNATELIIALVALNAGLVDVVKASITGSIISNLLLVMGFSMLLGGLRYKVQTFQSVLARVNASAMNLAVIAILLPTAMNYTSIGISEKVVQNLSLAVAVVLILVYGLTLLFSMKTHAYLYDVGVAEIEAEETPHTKPNMWLWSGVLLVCTLFVALESELLVGSLEVATSQLGLTSLFTGVILVPIVGNAAEHATAVTVAMKNKMDLSISVAVGSSLQIALFVAPVLVIAGWILDKPMDLDFNPFELVAVAVSVLIANSISSDGESNWLEGVLLLAAYTVLAFAFYFHPVIDGIG; from the coding sequence ATGTCAGTTAAAAACACACTTTTTCTGGTTTTATTACTGTTTGTTCCAGTGTCCCTAGCAGCCCACTTTTTGGAGTGGGGAGATTTGGCAGTTTTCATTACAGCTGGGTTAGCAATTCTGCCCTTAGCGGCCTGGATGGGTACAGCTACAGAAGAAATAGCTGTAGTAGTTGGCCCGACATTGGGAGGATTACTCAACGCCACCTTTGGCAATGCCACAGAATTAATTATAGCTTTAGTTGCCCTAAATGCCGGCTTGGTGGATGTAGTCAAAGCCAGTATTACAGGTTCGATTATCAGCAACTTATTACTGGTAATGGGTTTTTCCATGCTTTTGGGTGGACTGCGTTACAAGGTACAAACATTTCAATCGGTGCTGGCGCGGGTGAATGCTTCGGCCATGAATTTGGCAGTAATTGCCATTCTCTTACCCACAGCGATGAATTACACTTCCATCGGAATTAGCGAAAAAGTTGTGCAAAATCTTTCTCTTGCCGTTGCTGTTGTGTTAATTCTGGTTTACGGACTGACACTGCTATTTTCGATGAAAACCCACGCCTATTTATATGATGTGGGTGTTGCAGAGATAGAAGCCGAAGAAACACCTCATACCAAACCCAATATGTGGCTATGGAGTGGAGTGTTACTAGTATGTACTTTGTTTGTAGCACTGGAATCAGAATTGTTGGTTGGTTCTTTGGAAGTAGCCACATCTCAACTAGGTTTGACATCACTGTTTACAGGGGTGATTTTGGTTCCCATCGTTGGTAATGCTGCGGAACACGCTACCGCAGTCACTGTGGCTATGAAGAATAAGATGGATCTCTCCATCTCCGTAGCGGTGGGATCAAGTTTGCAGATAGCCCTATTTGTTGCGCCTGTTTTAGTAATAGCTGGGTGGATACTTGATAAACCAATGGATTTGGATTTTAACCCCTTTGAATTAGTGGCTGTGGCGGTGTCAGTTTTAATTGCTAATAGTATTAGTTCTGATGGCGAATCCAATTGGTTAGAAGGAGTTTTACTATTAGCTGCTTATACAGTATTGGCGTTTGCTTTCTACTTCCATCCCGTAATTGATGGTATTGGGTAG
- a CDS encoding peptidoglycan-binding domain-containing protein: MSEIGLLITGILTARQLSFSPKLPKQQPFQMENSSQKLTQSNLIPLVPNSQITPPEFIPTNEISLTISSSSQPATAKLLEKISKRHFSPGSLILAQNSRTLASESNSVKVAARSPRFTGQPLPTLRFGNSGTSVRILQKLLVSNGYTVRVDGSFGPLTETAVKAFQNQRRVGVDGIVGPVTWQNLSI; encoded by the coding sequence ATGAGCGAAATTGGCCTGCTGATTACGGGTATATTAACTGCAAGACAACTATCTTTCTCCCCTAAATTACCGAAGCAGCAACCATTTCAGATGGAAAATAGCTCGCAGAAGTTAACACAGAGTAATTTAATTCCATTAGTTCCCAATTCTCAAATCACACCACCGGAATTTATCCCCACCAATGAAATTTCTCTGACAATTTCATCCTCATCTCAGCCAGCTACAGCAAAACTGCTGGAAAAAATCAGCAAACGGCATTTTTCACCAGGTTCGTTAATTTTAGCTCAGAACAGCCGTACCCTAGCCTCAGAGAGTAATAGTGTCAAGGTAGCAGCGCGATCGCCAAGGTTTACCGGACAACCTCTACCAACTCTGCGTTTTGGTAATTCAGGTACTTCTGTGAGAATTTTACAAAAGCTGTTAGTTTCTAACGGCTATACAGTTCGAGTTGATGGGTCTTTTGGTCCCTTGACTGAAACTGCTGTCAAAGCCTTTCAAAATCAGCGTCGTGTGGGGGTAGATGGAATTGTGGGACCAGTAACTTGGCAAAATTTAAGCATATAG
- a CDS encoding ATP-binding cassette domain-containing protein — MPTIKYLSLNRLRVQGKFFFAGEEKVFLKGVSYGPFITGTHGAPLPEEPVIEKDFELMQEIGVNCIRVYIVPPGWFLELAEFYGLRVLVGIPWSQHITFLDSEALKSEIRQTIAHAVQACRHYPAAFAYLVGNEISPEIVRWYGAAKIQAFLQELMAIVKDNDPNALVSYANYPCTEYLNLDCVDFLSFNVYLHSDRDFRGYLSRLHNLAVEKPLVFSEFGADSIREGLDTQAAILSQKLAASFEMGVAGTFIFSWTDEWFTGGHAIQDWAFGVVTENRQNKPAFKAVQHYYQASLPPALTAYPQVSVIVCAYNAERTMESCLASLEKLNYPNYEVIVVNDGSTDRTLEICQQYPYIKLICQPNYGLSVARNVGLEAATGEIIAYTDSDCYADPDWLTYLVITFQSTGLSAVGGPNFQPPEDSLIPSCVAVSPGCPTHVLLGDDTAEHIAGCNMAFLKKALQEINGFDPQFRAAGDDIDICWRLQDLGYTIGFSPAAIVWHYRRNTVKDYLKQQRGYGKAEALVYFKHPYRFNLFGQARWMGRIYGGLAAAMILQPPVIYSRVLTAEAARGIIAWENVSFEYLPEFPVLKNINMVVEPGEKIAIVGSTGTGKSTLVNLLARFYDSQQGQITINGRDIREFTIKSLRDQISMVLQPPLVFPTTIRDNIAYGRSHSTPEEVIAAAKVAHIHDFICQLPDGYETLIGEQGSTLSEGQKQRLTIARAILRDTPILILDEPTSAMDTETEALVMDGLEQLMVGKTTFIIAHRLSTIQRTDKIIVMQFGQIVEQGSFNELMVQQGVFSTLYQMSFRERQYH; from the coding sequence ATGCCAACTATTAAATATTTGTCTTTAAATCGGCTGCGAGTTCAAGGAAAGTTTTTTTTTGCAGGTGAAGAGAAAGTTTTTTTAAAGGGAGTGAGTTATGGTCCTTTCATCACTGGAACTCACGGCGCACCCTTACCAGAGGAACCCGTTATTGAGAAAGACTTTGAACTCATGCAAGAAATAGGTGTGAACTGTATACGAGTGTATATTGTTCCACCGGGCTGGTTCTTAGAATTAGCTGAGTTTTATGGTTTGCGAGTTCTGGTTGGGATTCCCTGGTCACAACACATTACATTTTTAGATTCAGAAGCACTCAAGTCAGAAATTCGTCAGACCATCGCCCATGCAGTGCAAGCTTGTCGCCATTATCCAGCCGCATTTGCTTATTTAGTCGGCAACGAAATCTCACCCGAAATTGTGCGCTGGTACGGAGCCGCCAAAATACAGGCATTTTTGCAAGAATTGATGGCAATTGTCAAAGACAATGACCCCAATGCCCTGGTTAGCTATGCAAACTACCCTTGCACAGAATATCTCAATTTAGATTGCGTTGATTTTCTCTCTTTCAATGTATATCTGCACAGCGATCGCGATTTTCGAGGATATCTGTCTCGGTTGCATAATCTAGCAGTGGAGAAACCTTTAGTTTTTAGCGAATTTGGCGCTGATTCCATCCGTGAAGGACTAGATACACAAGCAGCAATTCTCTCCCAAAAACTAGCAGCTAGTTTTGAGATGGGTGTCGCCGGCACATTTATCTTCTCCTGGACAGATGAATGGTTTACAGGTGGTCATGCAATTCAAGATTGGGCATTTGGCGTAGTCACAGAGAATCGCCAAAACAAACCAGCCTTTAAAGCAGTGCAGCACTATTATCAGGCTTCTTTACCCCCTGCATTAACAGCATATCCCCAAGTGTCTGTGATTGTCTGTGCTTATAATGCCGAGCGCACAATGGAAAGTTGTCTCGCATCCTTAGAAAAACTGAACTATCCCAATTATGAAGTAATCGTTGTTAATGATGGTTCCACAGACAGAACTCTAGAAATTTGCCAGCAATATCCTTACATCAAACTCATCTGTCAGCCCAATTACGGGTTAAGCGTCGCCCGCAATGTCGGACTAGAAGCCGCAACAGGAGAAATCATTGCCTACACCGATTCAGATTGTTATGCTGACCCCGACTGGCTCACTTACCTCGTAATCACATTTCAATCAACAGGGTTATCTGCTGTCGGAGGCCCCAACTTTCAGCCTCCAGAAGATTCCCTGATTCCCTCCTGCGTCGCAGTATCTCCCGGTTGTCCCACCCATGTGCTTCTGGGCGATGACACAGCAGAGCATATTGCAGGCTGCAACATGGCATTTCTTAAAAAAGCCCTCCAAGAAATAAATGGTTTTGACCCCCAGTTTCGCGCCGCAGGAGACGATATAGATATTTGCTGGCGACTTCAGGATCTGGGATACACCATTGGTTTCAGCCCAGCAGCCATTGTTTGGCACTACCGACGCAACACAGTCAAAGATTATTTAAAGCAACAGCGCGGCTACGGTAAAGCAGAAGCACTGGTTTATTTCAAACATCCCTATCGGTTTAATCTTTTCGGACAAGCTCGCTGGATGGGAAGGATTTATGGTGGTCTTGCTGCGGCGATGATTTTGCAGCCACCCGTCATCTACTCAAGGGTTCTCACTGCGGAAGCAGCCAGAGGAATCATTGCTTGGGAAAATGTATCGTTTGAATATTTGCCTGAGTTTCCTGTTCTGAAAAATATTAACATGGTGGTAGAGCCTGGTGAAAAAATTGCCATTGTCGGATCTACTGGAACTGGGAAATCTACCTTGGTCAACCTGCTGGCAAGGTTCTATGATTCTCAACAAGGGCAGATTACAATTAATGGTAGAGATATTCGTGAATTCACCATCAAGTCTTTGCGAGATCAGATATCAATGGTGTTGCAACCTCCCCTAGTTTTTCCGACAACGATCCGAGACAATATTGCTTATGGGCGATCGCATTCCACCCCAGAAGAAGTAATTGCAGCTGCAAAAGTGGCTCATATCCATGATTTCATTTGCCAACTTCCAGACGGATATGAAACCCTGATTGGTGAACAGGGTTCTACCTTGTCCGAAGGACAGAAGCAGCGCTTAACCATCGCTCGTGCCATTTTACGAGATACTCCAATCCTGATTTTGGATGAACCCACATCGGCGATGGATACGGAAACCGAAGCATTAGTGATGGATGGGTTAGAGCAGTTAATGGTTGGTAAAACAACCTTCATAATTGCCCATCGTCTATCCACAATTCAACGTACTGATAAAATTATCGTCATGCAGTTCGGTCAAATTGTAGAGCAAGGAAGTTTTAATGAATTAATGGTTCAACAAGGAGTGTTTTCAACACTTTATCAAATGTCCTTCCGAGAACGCCAGTATCATTGA
- the cobA gene encoding uroporphyrinogen-III C-methyltransferase: MSRTEKEAQSCWGKVYLLGAGPGDPGLMTLKGKGLLECADVVIYDALVSQAILDMINPQAEKINAGKRMGRHSLLQEETTHLLIEKAQEHAIVVRLKGGDPFIFGRGGEEMADLVQAGVSVEVVPGITSGIAASAYAGIPLTHRLYSSSVTFVTGHESAGKYKPKVNWQAIAHGSETIVIYMGIHNLPYIVEQFSQAGLDSATPIALVRWGTRPEQEELIGTLATIIEQVAETGFSAPAIAVIGSVVNMHSILPKCRPV, from the coding sequence ATGAGCCGCACAGAGAAAGAAGCGCAAAGCTGTTGGGGTAAGGTTTATTTGCTAGGTGCGGGGCCAGGAGATCCAGGACTGATGACCCTCAAAGGCAAGGGTTTATTAGAATGTGCAGATGTAGTCATCTATGATGCCTTGGTAAGTCAAGCAATTCTGGACATGATTAATCCCCAAGCTGAAAAAATCAACGCTGGTAAGCGCATGGGGAGACATTCTTTATTACAAGAAGAAACCACCCATTTGTTAATTGAAAAGGCGCAGGAACACGCAATAGTGGTGCGTCTCAAGGGCGGCGACCCGTTTATTTTTGGTCGCGGTGGTGAGGAAATGGCAGATTTAGTCCAAGCCGGGGTATCTGTGGAAGTTGTGCCGGGAATTACATCAGGAATTGCGGCTTCTGCTTATGCGGGCATACCTTTGACTCATCGGCTTTATAGTTCTTCGGTTACTTTCGTGACAGGACATGAATCAGCAGGTAAGTATAAACCGAAAGTGAATTGGCAGGCGATCGCCCACGGTTCAGAAACCATTGTCATTTACATGGGCATTCACAATTTACCTTATATTGTCGAGCAATTCAGCCAAGCTGGGTTAGATTCAGCGACACCTATAGCCTTAGTCCGTTGGGGTACAAGACCCGAACAAGAAGAATTAATTGGGACTTTAGCAACCATTATTGAGCAAGTTGCAGAAACTGGATTTAGCGCCCCGGCGATCGCAGTCATTGGCTCAGTAGTAAATATGCACAGTATTTTACCTAAGTGTCGTCCTGTGTAA
- a CDS encoding class I SAM-dependent methyltransferase yields the protein MGFYAQKIFPYLLDWSLSDSKIGEYRQQILAQVKGEVLEIGFGTGLNLSYYPKSLEKLVTIDSNRGVNQLAQKRIQSSSITVDNRILNSENLPMADNSFDSVVSTFTLCSIANVEQALKEVYRVLKPGGTFFFLEHGLSNEPKIQVWQNRLTPVQKIIGDGCHLNRNIRQLVEQQFDTVTLEEFVGENLPKIAGYLYKGVATKTN from the coding sequence ATGGGATTTTACGCACAAAAAATATTTCCTTATCTCCTCGATTGGTCGCTATCAGATTCCAAAATTGGCGAATACAGGCAACAGATTTTAGCACAAGTAAAAGGGGAAGTGCTAGAAATTGGTTTTGGGACTGGTTTAAATCTTTCCTACTATCCTAAATCCCTGGAAAAGCTCGTTACTATTGACTCTAATCGCGGAGTTAATCAATTAGCGCAAAAACGTATTCAATCATCCTCTATTACAGTAGACAATCGCATTTTAAATAGTGAAAATTTACCAATGGCAGATAACAGCTTTGATAGTGTGGTCAGCACTTTCACTTTATGTAGTATCGCCAACGTTGAACAAGCCCTAAAAGAAGTATATCGGGTATTGAAACCGGGAGGAACATTCTTTTTTTTAGAACATGGATTGAGTAATGAACCTAAAATACAAGTTTGGCAAAACCGCTTAACACCTGTACAGAAAATTATCGGAGATGGCTGTCATTTAAATCGTAATATTAGACAATTAGTTGAGCAACAATTTGATACTGTAACTTTAGAAGAATTTGTTGGTGAAAATTTACCAAAAATTGCTGGATATCTATACAAAGGTGTGGCAACAAAAACGAATTAG